The window CTCGCAGCGATTCCTTCACATCGTCCTCCACTCGTCTCCCAACGCTTGCAGGAGCCCCCGGTACAGCGTGCGAAAGGTCTGGCGCATGGCCGCTTCGCCCTCGGCCGTCCTTGCAGCAGCCTGTTCGAGGCGCAGCTGCACCTCTTCCAGCGACTCACAGACCATGGCGTGGCGGAGCGTAACAACCACCCGAGCCCCATCCGAGCGCAACGCGCCCGAGCCCGCGGCCACCAAACGCTCCGCGCCGTCCTCTGCGCGGTAGGTCAGAACACTCGGCACGAGCGCGGCCACCAAGGGCGTGGCGCGCGGCCTGAGCCCAAACCGCCCACTCGCGTCCTCCGCAGTCAGCGAGCGGACACGTCCGTCGAAGACAAGCGCGGTCGGCGTTTCAATGCGTAATTGCAGCGCGGCCGCGGCGGGTTGGGCCATGCTCATTTCCTCGGCAACGCTCCGACCATGTAAAGCTCCGCTTCATCCGTCCCGTCGTGACGGCCCGCTACGATGTCCTGCACATCGTCGAGCGTTCGCTCGAGCGCCACCGACACACCGGAGCGCCCTGTAAAGGCCTCGCTCACAAAGAACGGCTGCGTGAGGTAACGCTCCAAGCGGCGCGCCCGCGACACGGCGGTGCGGTCTTCGCCGCTCAGCTCGTCGATTCCCAGCATGGCCACGATGTCCTCGAGCTCGCGTGCTCGCGCCAGGATCTGGCGCGCCTGCATCGCCAGCTGGTAGTGGCGCTCCCCCACCACCGTCGGCGTCAGCAACTCGGAGCTCGATGCCAGAGGATCGACCGCGGGGTACAGGCCCTTGGCAGCCATCTGGCGCGACAGCACGATGTGCGCATCCAGGTGCGTGAAGGTCGCCGCCACCGCCGGGTCGGTGATGTCATCCGCGGGCACGTAGACCGCCTGTACCGAAGAGATCGCGCCCGAAGCGGTGGTCGCGATGCGCTCCTCGAGCTCCGCGATTTCGCTCGCCAGTGTAGGTTGATAGCCGACGCGCGATGGCAGCCGGCCCAAGAGCGCAGAGACCTCGGCACCGGCTTGCACGAAACGAAACACGTTGTCGACAAAGAGAATGACATCGCGTTTGTCGACGTCGCGAAAGTACTCCGCCAAGGTGATCGCAGTCAGCGCGGTGCGGAAGCGCGCACCCGGAGCTTCGTTCATTTGCCCGAAGACCAGGACGGACTGAGCCAGCACCCCCGCGCGCTCGAGGTCGCGCCACAGCTCGTTGCCCTCACGCGAGCGCTCCCCCACGCCGGCGAACACACACATGCCACCCAGGTCGCGCACGACGTTGTGGATCAGCTCCATGATGACAACCGTCTTGCCAACGCCGGCGCCGCCGAACATGCCCGTGCGCCCGCCGCGGGGCAGCGGTGTCAGGAAGTCGAGCAACTTGATGCCGGTGTGAAACACCCCGCGCGCGCCCAACCGTTCGTGCACGGTGGGCGGCGGTCGATGCACACTCCACTTGGGTCCGCGAAGCGGCGGCCCCCCGTCGATCGGGCGTCCCAGCACGTCGACGACGCGTCCCAGCGCGTCCGCGCCGACCGTAACCTCGAGCGGCCGCTGCGTGCTCTGCACGAGTGCGCCCCGGGATAGCCCCGAGGTGGCCGCGAGCGCCACGCAGATCGCGGTGTCTTGCCCTCGGTGCCCCTGCACCTCGAACGGCACCTGCCGCGCGCCATCCTCGGCTACCACGACAGCCCGGACAGGCGGCAGGGGCGGGGCAAACCGGATCTCCGCTACTGGCCCGGCGAGCCGAACGACGCTTCCACGGCCCTGCATCCCCAAGTCACCTTTCCCAGCCTCAGCCAAGACTGTGAGCTCCGGCCAAGTCGCCGTATCCGACATCCCGGCAGCGAACCTTGAGGATGTGGCCCACGATCTCCAGGATGCCCGTATGATACAAAAGCTCGCGCAGCATGGGGGTCGGCTCCGTTGACACGGGACACGGGCGTGCCGTACTGGGGCCCGCGTCCTAGATTCCATACCCTAGCAGGGTCCTGAAAAAAGCGG of the Pseudomonadota bacterium genome contains:
- a CDS encoding F0F1 ATP synthase subunit epsilon (produces ATP from ADP in the presence of a proton gradient across the membrane; the epsilon subunit is part of the catalytic core of the ATP synthase complex), coding for MAQPAAAALQLRIETPTALVFDGRVRSLTAEDASGRFGLRPRATPLVAALVPSVLTYRAEDGAERLVAAGSGALRSDGARVVVTLRHAMVCESLEEVQLRLEQAAARTAEGEAAMRQTFRTLYRGLLQALGDEWRTM
- the atpD gene encoding F0F1 ATP synthase subunit beta, giving the protein MQGRGSVVRLAGPVAEIRFAPPLPPVRAVVVAEDGARQVPFEVQGHRGQDTAICVALAATSGLSRGALVQSTQRPLEVTVGADALGRVVDVLGRPIDGGPPLRGPKWSVHRPPPTVHERLGARGVFHTGIKLLDFLTPLPRGGRTGMFGGAGVGKTVVIMELIHNVVRDLGGMCVFAGVGERSREGNELWRDLERAGVLAQSVLVFGQMNEAPGARFRTALTAITLAEYFRDVDKRDVILFVDNVFRFVQAGAEVSALLGRLPSRVGYQPTLASEIAELEERIATTASGAISSVQAVYVPADDITDPAVAATFTHLDAHIVLSRQMAAKGLYPAVDPLASSSELLTPTVVGERHYQLAMQARQILARARELEDIVAMLGIDELSGEDRTAVSRARRLERYLTQPFFVSEAFTGRSGVSVALERTLDDVQDIVAGRHDGTDEAELYMVGALPRK